One window from the genome of Bacillus tianshenii encodes:
- a CDS encoding rod shape-determining protein — protein MFARDIGIDLGTANVLIHVKGKGIVLDEPSVVAIDRNTGKALAVGEEARRMVGRTPGNIVALRPLKDGVIADFEVTEAMLKHFIDKINVKGFLSKPRVLICCPTNITSVEQKAIREAAEKSGSKRVFLEEEPKVAAIGAGMDIFEPSGNMVVDIGGGTTDVAVLSMGDIVTASSIKMAGDKFDNEILAYIKKEYKLLIGERTAEDIKIQVATVFPGARNEEIDIRGRDMVSGLPRTITVRSQEIEHALQEPVSLIVQAAKSVLERTPPELSADIIDKGVILTGGGALLHGIDQLLADELKVPVFVAENPMNCVAMGTGMMLENIDKLPKNRLG, from the coding sequence ATGTTTGCGAGAGATATCGGCATCGATTTAGGTACAGCTAATGTGCTCATACATGTGAAAGGAAAAGGGATTGTTCTTGATGAACCATCCGTTGTAGCAATCGATCGAAATACAGGGAAGGCCCTTGCGGTTGGTGAAGAAGCCCGACGAATGGTAGGTCGAACTCCTGGAAATATCGTTGCACTTCGTCCGCTCAAAGATGGCGTAATTGCTGACTTTGAAGTGACGGAAGCGATGTTGAAGCATTTTATTGATAAGATTAATGTGAAAGGATTTCTTTCGAAGCCGCGTGTATTGATTTGCTGCCCGACTAATATTACATCGGTTGAGCAGAAGGCGATTCGTGAAGCGGCTGAGAAGAGCGGCAGTAAGCGTGTTTTCCTAGAAGAAGAACCGAAAGTTGCGGCAATCGGTGCTGGGATGGATATATTCGAACCGAGCGGAAATATGGTTGTCGACATCGGCGGTGGAACAACAGATGTTGCCGTTCTTTCGATGGGCGATATTGTCACCGCCTCTTCTATTAAAATGGCAGGGGACAAGTTCGATAATGAAATCCTTGCGTACATTAAGAAAGAATATAAATTGCTGATCGGTGAACGAACAGCTGAAGATATTAAGATTCAAGTTGCGACGGTATTTCCAGGAGCTCGCAACGAAGAGATTGATATTCGCGGACGTGACATGGTATCCGGCTTGCCGAGAACGATTACCGTCCGTTCCCAAGAGATTGAACATGCACTCCAAGAGCCTGTATCATTAATTGTACAAGCAGCAAAGAGTGTCTTAGAACGAACGCCGCCTGAATTATCGGCAGATATTATCGATAAAGGTGTCATTCTAACTGGAGGCGGAGCACTCCTGCATGGAATCGACCAATTACTGGCAGATGAATTGAAAGTACCTGTATTCGTTGCGGAAAATCCAATGAATTGTGTCGCAATGGGAACAGGAATGATGCTTGAAAATATCGATAAGTTGCCGAAGAATAGATTAGGATAG
- the spoIIID gene encoding sporulation transcriptional regulator SpoIIID, whose product MHDYIKERTIKIGKYIVETRKTVRVIAKEFGVSKSTVHKDLTERLPAINPDLANEVKEILDYHKSIRHLRGGEATKMKYQQTAKTETLVK is encoded by the coding sequence GTGCACGATTACATCAAAGAACGTACAATCAAGATTGGCAAGTATATCGTGGAGACGAGAAAAACAGTTCGCGTGATAGCCAAGGAGTTCGGTGTGTCGAAAAGTACCGTCCACAAAGATTTGACGGAGCGGCTACCTGCAATTAACCCCGATTTGGCAAATGAAGTAAAGGAGATCTTAGATTATCATAAATCAATCCGTCACTTACGAGGCGGTGAAGCAACAAAGATGAAGTACCAGCAAACAGCAAAGACTGAAACACTTGTAAAATAA